attttatagattttacgagaactaaattttgaatttgatAACCTTGAAAGAAGATCTACAAATGGTAATGGAGCAGAGGGTGGTAATGTTCATCTGTGGACAAATCATCGAGTAATGGAATGGCTTAGGGTAGTTGATTTAGCAGAATATGCACCAAATATGAGAGGATCTGGAGTACATGGAGGTTTAATGATGTATGAAGGCAGATTTACTTCAGAATTACTGGCCACATTACTTAGTATTTCTCCAGGAAAAACTCTTCTTCGTAGACATTTAACTACACATTTCAACCAAATTCTTGGAAGAGAAGTTGTacaaaggaaaagagaaattgAGAGTAGTCTTGGATTTGTTCCACTTACGCTTACTGCTCGTTTAAAGGTGACTTTAATTATTTTGCAGCatagataaattatttcttaaatGATGGTCCATTGTTTTAAAACTATGGACTACTATGGAAACtataaagtatttttaaaaatgggaatatctttgaaatcttTTATACTTTCTTACCTAAAATGAAATCATTATCATTCCATTGTTTTATCCAAAATCATAaaattttttatctttaatttttattaatctttaaactaataggaaatatttaaaaaggacaggattatatatgtattataataacAACAATCCAGTACAAatctgaaaataaataaaaactgaaTCTAGAAATGGAAATATATTAGCGAATAGTCGAAGTAACAATAAATCTAAATGGACTAAAGTAAcagttaataaataaaattagtcTATGTTCTTTAAATAAATGATATGTAATCAAACTTGTACTAAATTTAAATGTTGTAATTAAATTAGAATGAAATTGATTTAGGTACCCAAGAAATCTCAGTTTACTTTAAAACGCAAAAAAAGCAAGAATGAAGCAGATTATGGTAATTTGGTCTGTCCTTTGGATGCTTCACCACCAGGTACTCCATCAACTCCTACTTCGACACCAGGCAGCCCTAACTTGAATTCACCTACATTCTAACAATAGTCACAGATCACAGTCTAGTAAGTTTAACTCGACTAATACTAATACGAATCTTTTATTaacttatatttcatatttaacaGATAGTTCATTAAATATATGGTTTCATATATcatataaatattcttttacaTTATACTTGTTATCTATTGTTTAGTATTGCTTACTATATCAAAATAGTAATCTTAAATTCatcgttgaatttttatatttagaatcatttaaattataaaaatagtgAAATTTTAAGAtagcaattaaaatatttaaactgCAAATATTTTAGGATAATACTTAAAAtgtttaaattgaaaaattgtataTCAATAACATTTTTCACTGATCTAGTTTAtgaacatttattttattaaaagctATTATtcaaaagaattttaattttgaaggtcaacaaatatgaaagaattggttctgttaataaataatataattttatacaattttatcattttatcatcaaacaattttattataattttttaattatatatttttggatATAATCGCCCAAAAATCTCAGTTTACTTACTAATATATACAAAATAGTTATAtgcatatattatatcatatttaggaaaaaatatataataaataaattattacttttatattaatattcttattatttaaaaaaaatgtttaattttctaataaacttttctatatttttattatattttatgttgTAACAAGATTGTTAggtattacatattttatttcatattttattatatattttattataatatatgataatttgtttattcacgagcatttatatatatttcatatatatctattatagttgttatttctttatttattaataaattagtcatttattaattaaaaggaGGTACGTTAGTACATTATTGTAATCATTTATCTACTTATTTCACTTCACTTTATCATCTATTCACATACTGCaatatgtaatttaatatataaaatatttaattatttaaatgtattaaatatgTTTTCCAGAGCCAGGAGATAATAGACAGAGAAGAGTTATTGGTTGCATCTGACAAAAGTATTTACGCCTGTAAATAAGAAAAATGTTCTAGGGACCATTGTTTCATCTTCTTAGACTAAGTCTTACTATTTAATCTTGTACAACAAAaatcttttttaaaaaattaaatagacTATTATCTTAATAGAAATGATTTTTCTAGAAAAGTATGTtttcaatatatttatttacttttctattGTACAATTTTACAATATCATACAATACTTTCATATCATGAAAAGGAAACAATATTTGCATAATGgaaacatttataaaaattacagtACAAGTTTTAGCcatttaaaaatatgaataattaattagCATGCATATTTATGAAGAATAAAACgtaaattgtaataatatttatattacctCTGCAGTTTTATTATGCttaattttattactacttttgttttattatattcttGACTAAAATCAAGTAatgaaaatattacaatattgatcattttaaatttaaaaaattgtatatacCAGTATTCATTAACTGAAGCTTCTAAACTGTAAACAGAATAAAagtgtaatatttcataaacttATTGAATAACAAGTTCTTGGATTTTATTTAGCTAAACAATACTTCTATATCTTATGTTATTTTCTAAATCAACACGAATAAAGTAAAACCCTGTTCTACCCTAAATGAAGGACCTTATAAGGTTCAAAATTGGATAATAaaagttagttaaaatttaATCGCTCTTAGTTcaattaatgataattaattattaattccaTAACATTCTGAAAGtaagtataatttatttaatttcaattataagtcatttaacatataaattaaataatttaaggtAATTAAGTAaacttatattttatattatttaactataTATTCGTAGATATTAAATGTTTATGCAAAATCGCATCGACTGAAAGCTTATCACTGTaccaatatttaaataaataaatgaaaatcacAATCTATATACCAAATTCGATttatatgaataaaattattctgtataatttaaatataattatcattttattgttaatcTAACCCTCtatcatatatataaataatttatgtttgtaaaattttattgtcaacaaaattatttattacgtaaataaattgaaatattcaattaattttatatattcatgGTCTGTATAtaagtacatatgtatgtatattgttgttatatacatatatgtatatatgtcgtGGACATATACACCCGTGCATGCGTGTTAATGCAAACTCCAAACTCGCATTGTAAATAAACAATATACTATGAGCAACTGAAGTAACAAAATGTGAAAAGAACGTATAACTGTATTAACAATGGAAAACGATTGTTCAGCGATCGTTTATGTTGCGAACGAAGACAAGGAATTATCTCTTACAATTACTTATGGACAAACAATTGAAGACCTTTGTATTaaggtaaaataattttaaaaagctaTATTTTCTCATAattctatttcttattattttgaggttaaatgaatattttatttagaaTTTCACAAGATATTGAATAGTTTCATTGGTATTTTGCAAATATCAATTAAACTTGAATGTGTGTGttgaatgaaattaaaattgaattaaaatttatttttgactTGAACTGTTTAAAGATCTAATATAAATTTTGATGAAACTTAGacttaataaaaaatgtaatgtaatgtGTACAAGAATATAATAACgactttttaaattaaatttatcttatttattttagcaaatatttaaatttgcaTTTTAATTTACATAAAGAATCATTTTTTAGGCCTGTAAATCACTTGGTATAGGTCCAGTAGCCAGGCATCTTTTTACTCTTAGAGATCATTATACGAAACTTTGGTATCCATCAGCATATCCCCTggaaatgaaagataaaaacaaataTGACTTTCGGTTAAGATTTAAACCTTCAAGCTTACACAGACTGAAGCAGGTTGACATAAAAGCCTACGATTATTATTTTCTACAGGCACGTTCAGATGTTATGGATAATAATGTACCAGACATTGTTTATGAAAGACATAAACAAGAATTAATTGGTCTTGGTGTTAGTGATATGTATAGGTTTGTataatgtatttaatttaatcacttaatgatttatttatttatattttcatttgtagtgtaatacagaaatattttatattgttatttatgaaatatttttataaatatggaatttgtaagaattattatttcaattaatttgcTTTTTGATTCTGGTATAGGTTTTATTAGTTAAATAAAGTTCAAGTTTTGTAATACATTAATACAATTTTTGTTGTCTTTTTATAGAGTGAtgttagaaaaaaaaatatctaGAGAAACAGTGCAAGCGGAATACAGAAAATATATTCCTAAAGAATGTATAAAACGTCAtgcattttttattaaaaaaccaATTCAGAATGCACTTCGTAAAATATCTGGATATGATGCAAATTATGTTAAAGAACAGTATTTGAAACAATTTGAATGTATGGCACCAAATTACCCATATGAAGAATATGAAGCTTTAATGGATAGAGGTCTTCAAGATCCTCCAGCAAAAATTACATTAAGAGTCAATTTTGATGAAGTAAAATATTGTGAAACAATTACTAATCCATGGATTACATTATGTGCAATCGAAGATTTATGTTTTGTTTCTATAAGGTTTTAaatttattgttaaatataatagataaatattagaaacaagatttaaacgtaatttttacattttttatcaGAAAAATGTCTTTTTGTAGTAGAAActgtattatgtattataatgaagacaatctttaatattttaactttaatattttaatacttttatttttttttattaatatttttattttcaaaccTTTTTTATTATTCAGTAGTTAACTATTCAATTGTCTACTGAAAGAATATGATAGAGGATACTATCGTTTCATAAGAAATATTTGTttgtaaattgtatttaatatatCGCAATTGaatacaattatattattatcgttaattatatttttgtatattttgtttctaaagaaaattaaaaatattatctttatcTGTAGAAatagtttccttttttttcttagtAAAAAGCAATATTTCTTAGTAAAAATAGTTCTTGTTCTTATAGATTTTgttgatataaaattataattgtcgTTTATTCATAGTCGCAATTTCTGTATCAAACGATTATTATAGGAATTAAATTTGATTTGAAACTATTAcgtattgtaataaaaatatcctTTCTTAAGAAAAGAAAACTTGCATTCAGTTCATTaagattatataataaaatgtgtaaattttatataaaatacttatTAACATTTTGCGTAGCAGATAATCCATTGGTGGTATACAATTtagaatattgtataatattctTAAATATACTATTTAAGTAAATTAAATGTAAAGAAAACTCAAAAATCAAATTTAGTACTACTACTATTTTTCTCTTAAATATTGCAACTTCTGTAATAAAATTTAACTAAAATTCTTTTCCTTTGAACATTGAACatcttaatataatattataattaacacttttttgtttgtaatatttcagtatttcaaattttaatatttctattattttctagACAAGATAACACAGTGGAAATATCAAGAAAGAATGGTATACCTTCATACTTAATATTTTCAAACAATGCAATTTTAGTGTCCTTTGTTTCTGCTCTGGATGGTTACTATCGCCTAGCAGTTAAATGGACATTTAATTTATGTGGAGAAATTGTCACCCCTTCTTTAGAAAGGTTACATAAATTAAAATGTCATGGTCCAGTTGGGTAAGATTTCATTtacttaatttaatataatgttgcagtataaaattttataaaagtataagaacataacattaaaattttattttaggcAAGAATTTTCATATATGAAACTCCAACGAAAGCGTGCTAATAAACCAGGTTCTTATATACTTAGAGAGAGTGAAACAGAGTACAATGTATATTATTTAGATGCATGCAATAAGGaaggaaaattattttcaaagagAATAGAAGAAAGGATTGAATCAGATGATTTCACTATTACTGGTGTTTCTAGTCGATACAATACATTGGCACAATGTGTCTCATCTTTCCAAGATTCTGAAGGACAGCCATATCTTTCAGAATGTTTACCACCATCAGAATATGGTAAATTAAGAACgtttttttagttttattttGATCTGTAGTAATAATGTTAATAAGAGAAAGAATTAACTTGCTTTTTTAGATAAATCATCATTATTACTTTGTGCTCCTGAAAGTGCAGTTAGTGAAGTTGCAGCTGATGAACAAATAGTTGCTTCAGTTTTAGAAACTGGACCTCGTTGTGTACCTCAAAATCAGTTAGAAATTTACAAACCTTTTTTAAGAACTACTAGGATTCAACAATATTCACCAACAGCTCTTTATAGAGCAATTTGGAGATTAACTAAAGGAAAGAAATTAGAAGTTGCTCTGAAAATTTTAaaacaagaagaagaaatacATTTTACAAAAGAATTTTTGGAACTTGTTGGAAAATGGTCCCTATTGCGTTCAAGCGCTGTTGTAAGGTGAATAACATTTTGAATAGAttggtatataaaataaatataaactgTAATTTcctatatttcaatattatatgaaataatgtaataattaaaatatcttaaGTTATAGTATAACAAATATTAGTAACGTTTTTAAATTTATGTGTATCATATTGATACTACAATGACTTTATATGTTGTATTAGATTGTATGGTTTAACAGTAACACCATCCATTGGGATGCTTATGGAATTGGTACGACATGGCTCTCTTGATGAATATTTACGTAGTTCTTCTTCTCAAACTATCAAAACTGTAGATATGGTAGAAGCAACAGCTTGTTTAGCCACTGCTCTTTGGCATCTTGAAGAGAATGGTGTAGTTCATGGTAACATTAGATGCAATAAACTGCTAGTACATGCCCATACTAATAATAGTTTTGTCGTAAAACTTGCCGACCCAGGAATATTTGTATATACAGAAACAGATATTCACTGGTTACCTCCAGAAACTTATAATGATCCAGAATTGGCTAGACATAGTTTTCAGGCAGATGTTTGGGCTGTTGGAACAACAATTTGGCAAATATTTGCTAGGTAAAGCTTTTTAATAAACAAAATCTACAAATCTTTTCttatttcattataattttgATTTAGTTTAGTCATAGATTTGTTTTCATAGTATAAAACTATGTAGTAAATAAACTTGTTTTAATagcataaattataaaatatgtgtgTTTAATAATATAGTAATTTATCACAAATATTTTATAAGTCCAATTATGATTTAGCATTGATTTaacaaataaaagtaaaatttataaaaataaaatttaatatgtgtgtgtgttatTTAATCCTAGGGGAGCCACATTACAAGAATTCCGAAATGCTGCTATTATGAAGAAATATTATGAATCTGGAAAACGTTTACCTATTCCAAATGGTTGTCCTATGGACGTATATAGGTTGATGCTTGAATGTTGGGGAGATTCAAGTGGTTCTAGAAAACAACCTCAAGCAATTATGAGAGACATTAATCAAATTCTATATCAAGTATACAATTCTCGCAGAAGTCATACGTACGCAACAGCTTTCCCTAAAACATTTACTCCTGAATTGAAAAAATTTGAGCCAGATAACTCTGACTCCAGCGATAATAGGTCAATAAATAGTGAATCAAGAAGTAGTAGTCTTTCTACAGACAATACAAGTCTTCAATGGAATGGCACTGATGATAGTAAGAGTTTCTTTGCTATAATAACATTGttttaacaaaatttaaaaatttattttatttaaattttaggtATGCAAAGTTTAATTAACACCAATGATAATTATGTAGGCAGTACAGAAGACCTCTCTGCATATTTAGGTTGGTTATCTAATGCAAGAAGAGATTCAGAAGGGTGTTCAATTTCTCAAAATAACATTCCTAACATGAACTGTATTGAACACTCCACTCAAGCTCTGCGAATAGGACACCCTGGTGATTTAGGCGaggtaataaaataataaactaaTTGATTGAATATATTTCAACATCTAAATTTAATAGTTGCTACTTATAAGtctaaagaataaaaataatttaaccaAATCGTGTTTTCTAAAAATTAATGGTTTTAATTAATTACAGTAAACTTAAcacataatattaatataaaaataggtAATGGGAAGAAATGAATCTGGAACAGGAGAAGATTGTGGATCTGGAGGAAGTAGCAATGGTTCTTTAGGTCAAATGCGAGGCATTTATGAATTAGACATCGATTGTAATATAATTCTACAAGGCAGGATCGGTCAAGGTTTTTATGGAGAAGTTTATAGAGGTACTTTGGAAAGAGAAAATGGGAAAGATATTGAACCACAACAAGTTGctataaaaaaattgaaaacaagAGCACTTGAAGCAGATATAAGAGACTTTGAAAGAGAGATTGCTATAATGAAGGTTAATTTAATGATTCAGttaacttttaatttatttttcgtgcaatttaatattaatattgcaATATTAATACTGTAATAGATATTAATCAAATAAAATTGCAGACCTTGAAACATCCAAATGTAGTGGAAATTCTTGGTGTAATATCAGAACCTGAAGTTTGTTTGGTAATGGAATATGTAAAACATGGTTCATTGCAAAGTTATCTAACAATTCACAAACAAGAATTGACTCATAAAAGACTATTAGGGTTTGCTTTAGATATTGCAACAGGAATGGATTATTTAGGTAGTATGAGTATTGTTCATAGAGATCTTGCTGCAAGAAATATTTTAGTTGCAGATGAGAATAAAGTTAAAATCAGTGATTTTGGGTTAGCTCAAGTTACTGGAAAAAATGATTACTACATTTTACAAACTGATCGAGGCCTTCCTATTAAATGGTAAGTTACAGATATAACGAAATTGTGTGTTCTTGagtttctattctattctagaAAGCCTTTCTTTTTAAGGTATGCTCCAGAAAGTATTAGAGATGGAAAATTTTCTACTCGATCAGATGTATGGTCATTTGGTGTAACAATGTATGAAACATTTGGCTTTGGAGAAGAACCACGTTTACCCGGCCTTGATTCAAGTATAGACCGTCTTCAAAATGAACAAGAAAAAGGAAGTACTGAATTGTTGGCTGCATTAGAAAGAGGTACTCGTCTTCCTTGTCCGTCTACCTGTCCACAagtaatttatgtaaaacttatGTATCCTTGTTGGCATTTACAAAGCCATCAGAGACCAGATTTTGCAACTCTTTGCAAGGATATTAAAGATCTTCTTGCTCAATACTAAAAAGCAAAGATAGAAAATaagaaatacatataaaattaagCGTAAGTTAGGCAAGTTTAACTTTAAATTATGTAaaaaatttatacaattttaattgtaataatttatgGAACTTTGATATATCTATTTGTCAAAGTTAAACTTTTTCAAATTTATGGACATTAAATAGCAATATAttaattcaaatttttcaaGTTTTACTTAGAGTATGACTTGaccttaattaaaaaatttatatgaaattattgttataaatataattgttgTAATTATTCAAAAAGGAAGGTATTAATGTACCTATTTCTTGTTGTCATATATTATTTACtttagtattacgaaataaatttaaattgtgaATTTGTAAAGAGATACAATTTAGTATAAAGTAGAATGAATTCCACAGAATTCTTTtcttgtgtatatgtatatataggagTTCTTTTTATATACAACTAAATACTTATTGTAAAGAAATTAGTATCTTTGCTTTTTGTAAGaaataaatgattatttcttaaTTTGAGATTAAGAcgaagaaataatatttgtaaaagTTAAGTAACTACAATCATGCATATGTTTAACGCaataaacattaaaaaatttgttgaaTTGGTATATTAATTACAGTATCATTAAGAATTAAGCCTAAATAAGTAAAGttcgtataatatattatgtattactGTAGTTTGTTAATATTGAAAAAAAACTAATACGTCTTTTCACGATTTTAATCTTTAAGCACAAATTTAATTGATCTCTTTTGTAGGAAAGTTTATTTCtgaaatatatgtgtatatttatctaatatatgtatatctacaTATAATATTACACAAGCACATTACATATAGTGTTACAAAAgttaagatatatgtatacttaaaataatcttatctaaaatctgtacatatgtatatgtaattttCGTAAACTATGTAATATGTTTCTGTcaaagaaatttaaaatttattttgtagTCTTAATATTTGTCTatcttttgtaaatattttcaaTCAAAATATTTCGGAAATCTTTTAATATAAACTAAATGCTTTTTAATTAGGATTACatagtatttttataaaaattttattacattgGTGAATAACtctgtttaatattaaaaattttaatatcaaaCAATTGAAATGAAGTTTTAAACTTTCAATTGAATTGTCACtgtaatatattgaaatattttataaatgctAATAAGATTACAAAgagtaagaaataaataaagaaatggttacatttaactttttatttcgttttcatAATTACAggatgtatatatgtatatatacatatatataaatatatatgcataCAATTATGAATTTGTATTAGCGTTCGGTCCACGTCGACGACTGTAAGTTTGAACCACGTTAACGAATCTTCGGTTGTATTGAATTCGCCTTTTAGCTCGACCTGTTTTCTTTTTACTCTTTTCTTGTTTCTCCACCTGTGTAATGGAaaagaatatttgaaatattttaaaaaaaatgtaGTAAGGCAAATTTAcgaaaattaaaacattcatataatTTCTGCTTTCTATGCGTGATATTTTCTATAATTCTTGTCCTAGTGATTATTTCAAAGAGTATTGTTGGAAAGAGATATATtcattcttttctttcaatCATACTGTTGACTCTAATCAAAATAATCAATAAATTCTTTTTAGAATGAAGTATTCTATGATTTTCTAATTGATAAAACCAAGATAGTTGTTGATTATCCGAGTCCTTGtcaatatataatttttcttgatATATCTGAAGTTTTACTTCTTTCTACATGAATTCACCATATGATAGTAtctttgaaaaaaaagaaaatggaaagaaaaatatttttcaataaaaggTTCGAgttcaataattatataaagtgAATATGTTTATCATATGATATCAAAAATATTGCATTGATACAGTTAATATTCTGAGAGCAAAGGGTTAAGAATTGACTAAATGTAACTTTAAACCGTATATTTCTTACGAatgttttaatcattttaaaaattaacaaaGGAATGTATGTTATGTACGTTGATATCAGATTGTCTTAAAATGTAGAATCAATGTGTGTAGCATGCCAATTGTTGATTGTTTTATATGATAGATGCATATTTAGATAGATGATAAGATGTTATTTAAGTTGATTTTAGAATTTAGTACATTAATCTACAATATCTATTTTTCcttaattatatattgtattacttaaTTACCTTTGGAGTTTGAGCTTTTACTTTTCCAGCACGCGCTAAAGATCCATGGACCTTaccttaaaaattaaagtaataCTTGATTATTtatgttaaaataattttatatttgtaaacTTAAAGATCAATAATATCTAGAggtatacaaaaatattatagagTCTGATTCCTGAAACCATCTTGAGATTTTGAAAATATAGGGATTTccaagaatttcgagaatttgaATCGAGGTTTGAGACTATCTtaggataaatatttaacaacatgttttatattaatatattacatattatatattctgacaATTGTTTCAAACTATTAATATAACACataaaagtaatttttaattacttagATAGATACTTACAATAGTTTTCGATAGTATGTGATTctcataaaaaattaaattaagcaTATAATACTTACAACTTGGGAAGTCTG
The Bombus affinis isolate iyBomAffi1 chromosome 17, iyBomAffi1.2, whole genome shotgun sequence genome window above contains:
- the LOC126926187 gene encoding tyrosine-protein kinase hopscotch; its protein translation is MENDCSAIVYVANEDKELSLTITYGQTIEDLCIKACKSLGIGPVARHLFTLRDHYTKLWYPSAYPLEMKDKNKYDFRLRFKPSSLHRLKQVDIKAYDYYFLQARSDVMDNNVPDIVYERHKQELIGLGVSDMYRVMLEKKISRETVQAEYRKYIPKECIKRHAFFIKKPIQNALRKISGYDANYVKEQYLKQFECMAPNYPYEEYEALMDRGLQDPPAKITLRVNFDEVKYCETITNPWITLCAIEDLCFVSIRQDNTVEISRKNGIPSYLIFSNNAILVSFVSALDGYYRLAVKWTFNLCGEIVTPSLERLHKLKCHGPVGQEFSYMKLQRKRANKPGSYILRESETEYNVYYLDACNKEGKLFSKRIEERIESDDFTITGVSSRYNTLAQCVSSFQDSEGQPYLSECLPPSEYDKSSLLLCAPESAVSEVAADEQIVASVLETGPRCVPQNQLEIYKPFLRTTRIQQYSPTALYRAIWRLTKGKKLEVALKILKQEEEIHFTKEFLELVGKWSLLRSSAVVRLYGLTVTPSIGMLMELVRHGSLDEYLRSSSSQTIKTVDMVEATACLATALWHLEENGVVHGNIRCNKLLVHAHTNNSFVVKLADPGIFVYTETDIHWLPPETYNDPELARHSFQADVWAVGTTIWQIFARGATLQEFRNAAIMKKYYESGKRLPIPNGCPMDVYRLMLECWGDSSGSRKQPQAIMRDINQILYQVYNSRRSHTYATAFPKTFTPELKKFEPDNSDSSDNRSINSESRSSSLSTDNTSLQWNGTDDSMQSLINTNDNYVGSTEDLSAYLGWLSNARRDSEGCSISQNNIPNMNCIEHSTQALRIGHPGDLGEVMGRNESGTGEDCGSGGSSNGSLGQMRGIYELDIDCNIILQGRIGQGFYGEVYRGTLERENGKDIEPQQVAIKKLKTRALEADIRDFEREIAIMKTLKHPNVVEILGVISEPEVCLVMEYVKHGSLQSYLTIHKQELTHKRLLGFALDIATGMDYLGSMSIVHRDLAARNILVADENKVKISDFGLAQVTGKNDYYILQTDRGLPIKWYAPESIRDGKFSTRSDVWSFGVTMYETFGFGEEPRLPGLDSSIDRLQNEQEKGSTELLAALERGTRLPCPSTCPQVIYVKLMYPCWHLQSHQRPDFATLCKDIKDLLAQY